The DNA region gggcaggtgggccatTTGGGGAGTGGGGGGTCTCTGGCTgagtttctccctctcttcttgcAGGGCGAGCTGGGCCCCTTTAACCCGGGGCTGCCGGTGGAGGTGCCTCTCTGGCTGGCCCTCAACCTGAAACAGAGGCAGAAGTGCCGGCTGGTGCCCCCCGACTGGATGGATGTGGGTAAGGAGCGACGCGCTTCACCCTCTTTGCGTCCCCAACACCAGGTTCCCCTGCCCAGGTTCCCTTGGGGCCTTCCCGCTTGTTGCACAGGAAGCCAGCAAGCTAGACGTCCTCCTCGTTGTatttgcaggtaatcctcaacttacaagtttaagttagtttagtttagttttattgatcttgtatgccgcccactcccgaaggactccgggaggcttacaataaaacaagggagggggataatacacaagacaacatattaaaatatacaacattcacagttaccgtggggctggatatttcgaaagcccccccggcctgctggagcagccaggacttaatggctttgtggaaggccgggagggtagtgagggtccggatctccatggggagctcgttccagagggctggagctgcgacagagaaggctctcccccggggagtcgccagccgacactggctggcagatgggatccggagaaggcctaacctgtgtgatctaatcggtctatgggaggtaatcggcaggaggcgcaaccacaattgagcgctagattttatgttgctaagtgttgCTAGCTCATTGGTCCCAtttcacgacttttcttgcccacctttgttaagtgaatcactgcggtcgtTAAATTAGCAACAGGGTTGtcgagtgaatctggcttccccattgacttcgcctggtcagaaggtcacaaaatgattCCTGAAACACcgtcataaatagcaatagcaatagcagtagacttatataccgcttcatagggctttcaggcctctctaagcggtttacagagagtcagcatattgcccccaacaatctgggtcctcattttacccacctcggaaggatggaaggctgagtcaaccctgagccggtgggatttgaaccgctgaactgctgatctagcagtagcctgcagtgctgcatttaaccactgcgccacatatgagtcagttgccaagcatgtaaATCCCATGAACGTTGGAATGCTGCGGGCAGTCATAAATGCGAAAAATGATCATgccactattttcagtgctgttgtaatagTGGCTaaacgaaccgttgtaagtcgaggactacctgtacgacTTATTTATACCCGGCTGTTATTCgtattataaataactcaaggtggtgaacatgcccaatgctccttcctccccttatttccccccaaaacaacaatcctgtgaggtgggttgagttGAGAGAGggaaactggcccaaagtcacccagctggctttcttgcttaaggtggaactagaattcactagTCTCCTAGTGCTTGGCCTGAAATCACCCAATTGCctgaggcaggattagaactcgccTAGTTTCTAacctgaattttaaaataaatacttctgGGGAATTTCTCTTacacctcatttttttaaaattgctttataGAAAAGTTGGAGCAAATGCGAGATCAGGAACGCAAAGAGGACACTTTCACCCCAATGCCTAACCCTTATTACATGGAATTAACTAAGTTATTGCTGAACTAGTAAGTAGGTTTCTTATTCGAAATAATGTTTGGAAATACAGCAAATTCTAATTCTGCCAGAGCACAAAAaaaacctaggattgcattggtttgGAAATTGGCATGAACTCTACAAACTGCAAATGCTCCAGAGCACTTTTCTAATCTGTTTGCATctcttattttatataatagttatttaattttaataatgcaTATACATATTGCTTGACACTTTTGGTTTGTATTTAGAATCTTATTAACATTGTTTctatgaaggattttttttttaacaacgtGTGTGACCGCTACTTTTTTGTAATCTCACCaatctatttcttttcttcattagTGCTGCAGATAATATTCCAAAGGCTGATGAGATAAGAACTTTGGTTAAGGATATCTGGGACACGCGAATAGCAAAACTTCGTGTATCTGCAGATAGTTTTGTCAGGCAGCAAGAGGTTCACGCCAGGGTAAGATCAATCTACTGTCTTGGAAAAATATTTATGAAAGTGATACTACTACCCGTATGTCAATTTTGGAAtattagaatatatattttattacttcATAACAGTGATAGTACTATGTAGTCTTGCAGGAATAGAGACGTTTTGTACACAAATGCCTGCAAGCTTACAATTGTGTATCTTTATGGCTTGACTGCAGTCTACTGAAATGATGACATGTTGTGTTTGTGACTGTGTATCCAAATGCATATTTCTATTACTTATGCTCATAATAAAAGAGTTTGTATAAAAGTACACATTTGTGGCTATGTAGTCTAAAAAACTAAGACTTATGATTATCACTTATCTGAATGATCGGTATGCATTTTATTCCTCATTTATTTGCTCTCCAAGTATATTGGATGGCAACTGACATCATTCCCTGCCAGTCTAAAAGTGAATG from Thamnophis elegans isolate rThaEle1 chromosome 14, rThaEle1.pri, whole genome shotgun sequence includes:
- the GINS2 gene encoding DNA replication complex GINS protein PSF2; the protein is MEAAEVEFLAERETVTIIPNFSLDRIYLIGGELGPFNPGLPVEVPLWLALNLKQRQKCRLVPPDWMDVEKLEQMRDQERKEDTFTPMPNPYYMELTKLLLNYAADNIPKADEIRTLVKDIWDTRIAKLRVSADSFVRQQEVHARLDNLTLMEINTTGAFLTQALDYMYKLRSNLQPGGAVESQEF